A region from the Leucoraja erinacea ecotype New England chromosome 18, Leri_hhj_1, whole genome shotgun sequence genome encodes:
- the fadd gene encoding protein FADD — translation MAAGEGIEFNFLLNDISQNLSQEELDSMKFLCKDIGKRRLEKLSSGLQLFQALEEQDKLSKEDTQFLAKLLSNIKRSDLEKKLAAFHRGGGHLQQPTCEVGPNSHDLNVAIDTISDNIGKDWRNLARKLRITEAQLQHIEYNYPHDMKRQIVSALTEWQRNKGSDASVDNLVAALRSCRLNMVADTVEEEVNESRKPEILVFDADLAERWRVFEEDFPICIDAAYPAATPALRESILLNLAGTEAARRARRFNYAPAGVDTNGVHIPAESDRDPVCILRKFRQLCELQINVSIEQYKLFSMCQKQGEPVELYVSALKHVASRCDFREIESSLIHGILNDKLRNELLREVCLTLEAVENRCRIAELTNAHIKTLTCSAAREVNAASVPKQTTARPFQGSVNSPRWIANCFNCGSSHTAVRNRCPAYGKLCRFCNKINHFAKCCRSRSNRFQTRQSVNSLNQDEYPSSEFAQIDGDSTGINVHALSGSASKLDPKVGLLINGKTLYLKVDSGARCNAISQAVFQQMQNTEMLTQTTASLVSFNGAPLHPIGQVKLRCRLNARDHILDFYVVREKVPSILGADACHDMGLISFSPSVCPLTRGCDFTHHILTQYKDLFNDELGRLPVRYTITIDPEAIPVIRPAHRIPHAMQDRVQSELNRMVTLGVITPVTEHSDWVFSMVVATKKNKDEIRICINSKDLNTAIKRPRYPMRSVDEIAAQMAEATVFTVLDAKSSFWQIPLEHKSSKLTTFSTPFGHYKFLRMPFGISSASEVFQQTMEQLFAGYPCSIVVDDILIAGKTIEEHDANLTKVMKRADAINLKLNPQKCRFRVNEVKYLGHIFTKDGQKTDPAKTSAINELPAPTDVPSLQRFLGMANYLSKFIPDFSKISAPLRHLTHKESAWTWHKQQQAAFDTLRRQMSATPTLAYFDHRLPITLTCDASQHGLGAACLQNDGHGNKPVAYASRTMSDTEQRYAQIEKELLAVVFACKKFNDFIFGHTVTIETDHQPLISIFNKPVHNSPARLQRMLLQLQKYDIVLTYKRGKDMHLADTLSRAPRKTCEDLPSQDDDFIVMTASFIPSSWMEDLVAYTATDKTLRSLTSVIKRGWPDKHYNVPSPVRPFFPVRDELVLQDGIVLKGHKAVVPVSLHHRYFDAVHAGHPGAEATVSRAKSMFYWPGMAEYIIENVAACAVCNSLAHHQQKQPLLPHPVPALPWSTVAADLFEWHGKQYLVLVDSYSGWFDIDFLSSPTSSGVISKLSHHFSIHGSPGKLLTDNGSQFTSHKFREFARRWNFHHITSSPEYPQSNGLAERAVRSAKQLMERSHRVKSDVFLDLLNLRNISHDPALGSPAQRLLSRQTRTPLLVAEQTLIPHVFPRKEVQSRSQKKRDAQKKWFDKKSRPLPPLTKGQVVRLQTDKGHDCIGVVSGPASVPRSYIVRANGGTYRRNRQHLLPVNEPIPPPYYPDRTSSFQSASGDPRMLLPAQQSMPVTVPSSPAPQPPASTPGTLGHSSTVLKSPALSPEKKNGDGFY, via the exons ATGGCGGCCGGAGAGGGCATTGAATTCAATTTCCTGCTCAACGACATCTCCCAGAACCTGTCTCAGGAGGAGCTGGACTCCATGAAGTTCTTGTGCAAGGACATCGGCAAGAGGCGGCTGGAGAAGCTGAGCAGCGGCCTTCAGCTCTTCCAGGCCCTGGAGGAACAGGACAAGCTCTCCAAGGAGGACACCCAGTTTCTGGCCAAGCTGCTGAGCAACATCAAGAGATCTGACCTGGAGAAGAAGCTGGCAGCATTCCACAGGGGTGGGGGTCACCTCCAGCAACCCACCTGTGAAGTTGGTCCAAACTCCC ATGATCTGAATGTTGCGATCGACACCATTTCTGATAACATTGGAAAAGATTGGCGGAATCTTGCGAGGAAACTTAGAATCACTGAGGCTCAGCTGCAACATATTGAATACAATTACCCGCATGACATGAAGCGTCAGATTGTGAGCGCTCTGACAGAGTGGCAGAGAAATAAAGGGTCGGATGCCAGTGTGGACAATCTGGTCGCTGCCCTCCGCAGCTGCAGGCTTAACATGGTGGCAGACACGGTCGAAGAAGAAGTCAATGAGAGCAG GAAGCCGGAGATCTTGGTGTTTGATGCAGACCTTGCAGAGCGATGGCGTGTGTTTGAAGAGGATTTCCCAATCTGCATTGATGCAGCGTATCCAGCTGCTACCCCTGCTCTCCGTGAATCAATCCTACTAAATTTGGCAGGCACTGAAGCTGCTCGACGTGCCAGAAGATTCAACTATGCACCGGCTGGAGTCGACACTAATGGTGTACATATTCCAGCAGAGTCTGACCGTGATCCTGTATGTATCCTACGTAAATTCCGACAACTATGTGAGTTACAAATTAATGTGAGCATTGAACAATATAAACTTTTTTCAATGTGTCAAAAACAAGGAGAACCTGTCGAGCTATAtgtcagtgcactaaaacatgttgCTAGTCGATGCGATTTCAGAGAAATTGAAAGTAGTTTGATACATGGCATATTGAATGATAAACTACGCAATGAATTGTTGCGAGAAGTTTGCCTGACCTTAGAAGCTGTTGAAAACCGCTGTCGTATAGCTGAATTAACCAATGCCCACATTAAAACACTGACATGTTCTGCTGCTCGTGAAGTCAATGCAGCCAGCGTGCCTAAGCAAACTACTGCTCGCCCGTTCCAGGGGTCAGTTAACAGCCCAAGATGGATTGCTAATTGCTTTAATTGCGGCAGTTCACACACTGCAGTTCGCAACCGGTGCCCTGCGTATGGAAAACTCTGTAGATTTTGcaataaaataaatcattttgcAAAATGCTGCAGGTCACGAAGCAACAGATTTCAAACGAGACAGTCTGTCAACTCCTTAAACCAGGATGAATATCCAAGCTCCGAGTTCGCACAAATAGACGGAGATAGCACAGGGATTAATGTGCATGCTTTGTCTGGCTCAGCATCCAAACTGGATCCCAAGGTCGGATTGCTCATTAACGGCAAAACTCTTTATCTTAAAGTTGATAGCGGGGCTCGCTGCAATGCAATTTCGCAGGCTGTCTTCCAACAGATGCAAAACACAGAAATGCTAACTCAGACGACTGCATCACTTGTCTCATTTAACGGTGCTCCACTACACCCTATCGGCCAAGTAAAGTTGCGTTGCCGTCTCAACGCGCGTGACCACATCCTGGATTTCTACGTGGTACGCGAGAAGGTACCATCCATACTGGGTGCCGATGCATGCCATGACATGGGTTTGATTTCCTTCAGCCCTTCAGTCTGTCCACTAACGAGAGGCTGTGATTTTACACATCACATTTTAACCCAATACAAGGATTTGTTTAACGACGagctgggcaggttgcctgtGAGATACACAATTACTATTGACCCTGAGGCAATCCCAGTTATTCGTCCGGCTCACaggattccccatgctatgcaAGATCGTGTACAAAGTGAACTTAACAGAATGGTGACTCTGGGTGTGATTACTCCCGTAACTGAACACTCAGACTGGGTCTTCTCAATGGTCGTCGCTACTAAGAAGAATAAAGATGAGATACGGATTTGTATTAACTCCAAGGACTTAAATACAGCAATTAAGAGACCACGTTATCCAATGCGCTCTGTGGACGAGATTGCGGCACAGATGGCTGAAGCAACTGTATTCACAgtgctagatgccaagagttcattctggcagattccacTGGAACATAAATCCTCCAAGCTGACAACTTTCAGTACTCCATTCGGACATTATAAATTTTTGAGGATGCCTTTTGGTATAAGTTCTgccagtgaagtatttcaacaaaccatggagcaattgtttgccggatacccatgctccattgtagtggaCGATATCCTCATTGCTGGAAAAACGATCGAGGAACACGACGCCAATCTGACAAAAGTAATGAAGCGTGCTGATGCCATCAATCTCAAGCTCAATCCCCAAAAATGCAGATTCAGAGTGAATGAGGTCAAATACCTAGGCCATATTTTTACCAAGGACGGCCAGAAAACTGACCCAGCGAAAACCAGTGCTATTAACGAGCTTCCAGCACCCACGGATGTGCCCAGCTTGCAGAGGTTCCTTGGCATGGCTAACTATTTGAGCAAATTCATTCCAGATTTCAGCAAAATATCAGCCCCATTGCGCCATCTCACACACAAAGAGTCTGCTTGGACCTGGCATAAGCAACAACAGGCAGCATTTGACACTCTTAGACGGCAGATGTCGGCCACCCCTACTCTAGCGTACTTTGATCATAGACTGCCCATTACACTTACATGTGATGCCTCACAACATGGCCTGGGCGCGGCATGCCTTCAGAATGATGGCCATGGCAATAAGCCTGTCGCCTATGCCTCGCGCACCATGtctgacacagaacaacgataCGCCCAAATCGAAAAGGAGTTGTTAGCGGTTGTTTTTGCCTGCAAAAAGTTCAACGATTTCATCTTTGGCCACACAGTTACAATTGAAACCgaccaccaacctctgatcagcatTTTCAATAAACCTGTTCATAACTCTCCAGCGCGCCTACAACGGATGTTACtacaacttcaaaaatatgacatcgtcctgacctacaaacgtggtaaggatatgcacctggcgGACACTCTTTCACGTGCACCTCGGAAGACCTGCGAGGATCTGCCCTCACAGGATGATGATTTTATCGTGATGACTGCATCCTTCATCCCTTCATCATGGATGGAGGACCTGGTTGCCTACACTGCCACCGACAAGACCCTACGGTCGCTAACTTCTGTCATTAAgcgcggctggccagacaaacactatAACGTTCCATCGCCAGTCCGACCATTCTTCCCTGTTCGAGATGAGCTAGTGCTACAAGATGGCATTGTTTTAAAGGGACACAAGGCCGTAGTTCCTGTTTCGCTGCATCACCGGTACTTTGACGCTGTTCATGCAGGACACCCAGGTGCCGAGGCCACTGTTTCACGGGcgaaaagcatgttttactggcctggcatggccgaatacatcaTTGAAAATGTGGCAGCTTGTGCTGTATGCAATAGCCTGGCACATCATCagcaaaagcaaccacttctgccACATCCTGTACCTGCGCTCCCATGGTCTACAGTGGCCGCTGATTTATTTGAATGGCacggcaagcagtacctggtgctCGTGGATTCGTATTCAGGATGGTTCGACATTGATTTTCTCAGCAGCCCCACGTCCAGTGGTGTGATTTCGAAATTATCTCATCATTTTTCCATTCACGGATCTCCAGGCAAGCTGCTGACTGACAATGGCAGTCAGTTTACCAGCCATAAATTCAGAGAGTTTGCCAGACGCTGGaattttcaccacatcaccagcagccctgaatatccacagtctaacgggctggctgaacgggctgtcagaagtgcaaaacaactcatggaacGCTCTCACAGGGTTAAATCTGACGTATTCCTGGATTTACTCAACTTACGCAACATTTCCCATGACCCTgccttgggttcacctgctcaacgattattgtcaaggcagacccgtaCCCCGCTGCTCGTAGCAGAGCAAACATTAATCCCACATGTCTTTCCCCGTAAGGAGGTTCAATCCAGGTCGCAAAAGAAGCGTGACGCTCAAAAGAAATGGTTCGACAAGAAGagtaggccactgccaccattgaccaaaggacaggtggtccgcttacagactgacaaaggccatgactgTATTGGGGTAGTTTCAGGTCCCGCTTCAGTGCCACGCTCGTACATTGTTAGAGCCAATGGCGGCACCTACCGACGCAACAGACAACATCTTCTGCCTGTGAACGAGCCAATCCCTCCTCCTTATTATCCGGATCGTACAAGTTCATTTCAATCTGCATCTGGTGACCCTCGCATGCtcttgccagcacaacaatccatGCCTGTGACAGTTCCATCTTCGCCTGCGCCACAGCCTCCTGCTTCGACTCCAGGGACGCTGGGCCACTCATCCACGGTGCTGAAATCGCCTGCTCTTTCCCCAGAGAAAAAGAATGGAGATGGCTTCTATTGA